A region of Rhabdothermincola sediminis DNA encodes the following proteins:
- a CDS encoding sensor domain-containing phosphodiesterase, whose protein sequence is MAETTAEGEAGIRQPVDERAQPGTRREGGDLPRAALDWLLDRSAEVVVLVDDGGMVAYVNPTVRRMLGFDARSLVGRSLTELLGPESVTELDGMLPVATGGAGWRESQRGGPLLLAVRDAEGRTCQLLAEVSSEAPIGGRPFTALRLSAVRGDGRRTIDALGRRLAFEDLLTRLASSFVLLPAPEIDEGITRALADIGTFSEVDRAYVCMLDDDRGTIENTHAWASPSRLQAGSRASTVAQDAVPAWMATLRALEPVYIARVADLDDRWARERSLLAAHGVRSALAVPLATEGRLVGFIGFESIGTERLWSDDHLAVLSAAAGIISQALARSAAEERFVTAFTGAPLGMALHGPDGRHLQVNRTYCELVGRSEDELIGRPVIEVVHPDDQDELLDRYADLLAGRAARISHDVRAWKGDGELSWFRAHSAAVRTSEGVLQYLVTHLEDITERHQQEQELRLSEERYRTLVENSPALVTRFDREGRMVYVSPAIRELASVEPHEVTGRTSAVFTDDEREYRKWVASLHRVFETGQRLDTEWEIPVAGGSRWFQSRAVPEFGPDGQVEHVLVMNTDITAVKRSEAELARQALHDPLTGLANRALFLDHLALALARCRRREERLAVLFLDLDRFKVVNDSLGHSAGDELLIVVGHRLQEVLRAGDTVARLGGDEFVVLLPDVAGGEEVVEIAERVLHALRRPVRVGADEVFPTGSIGIALAPGTAGTDEPITAEGLLRDADAAMYRAKARGRDRFEMFDENLRTQAMARLHLESFLRRAIDLDELEVHFQPEVSLTTGAIVGCEALVRWRHPVDGLLDAGSFISVAEESGLIVDVGSWVLREACRLASQWLTGDRAIETVRVNLAARQIAHPDLVPLVVEALEESGLDASMLCLEITETTVMADPAASLEVLGRLRALGVQLAIDDFGTGYSSLATLKQLPVDILKIDRSFVDGLGVDPDDTAIVDAIVSLGRALGLGIVAEGVETSTQLRELRGLGCDRAQGFLFAPAVPADRFWDACALAHQPEAAS, encoded by the coding sequence GTGGCCGAGACGACCGCCGAGGGCGAGGCCGGGATCCGCCAGCCGGTCGACGAGCGAGCGCAGCCCGGCACCCGGCGCGAGGGTGGCGACCTCCCTCGTGCTGCTCTCGACTGGTTGCTCGACCGCTCCGCGGAGGTGGTCGTCCTCGTCGACGACGGCGGGATGGTGGCCTACGTGAACCCGACGGTCCGGCGGATGCTCGGCTTCGACGCCCGGAGCCTGGTGGGTCGATCGCTCACCGAGCTGCTCGGTCCGGAGTCGGTGACGGAGCTCGACGGGATGCTCCCGGTCGCCACCGGTGGAGCAGGTTGGAGGGAGTCCCAGCGGGGTGGTCCGCTGCTCCTGGCTGTCCGTGACGCGGAGGGCCGGACGTGCCAGCTGCTCGCGGAGGTCTCCTCCGAGGCGCCCATCGGTGGTCGCCCGTTCACGGCACTGCGGCTGTCCGCCGTCCGGGGCGACGGGCGCCGGACCATCGACGCGCTGGGCCGCCGGCTGGCCTTCGAGGATCTGCTCACCCGGCTGGCGTCGTCGTTCGTCCTGCTCCCCGCCCCCGAGATCGACGAGGGGATCACCCGGGCTCTCGCGGACATCGGCACGTTCAGTGAGGTCGACCGGGCCTACGTGTGCATGCTCGACGACGACCGGGGGACCATCGAGAACACCCATGCGTGGGCCAGCCCCTCCAGGCTTCAGGCGGGGTCCCGGGCGTCGACCGTCGCCCAGGACGCCGTGCCCGCGTGGATGGCCACCCTCCGCGCGTTGGAGCCCGTCTACATCGCACGGGTCGCAGACCTCGACGACCGGTGGGCCCGCGAGCGATCCCTGCTGGCCGCGCACGGCGTGCGCTCGGCGCTCGCCGTCCCACTCGCCACGGAAGGGCGTCTCGTCGGCTTCATCGGGTTCGAGTCGATCGGGACCGAGCGGCTCTGGTCGGACGACCACCTAGCCGTCCTGAGCGCCGCTGCCGGCATCATCTCGCAAGCCCTCGCTCGGTCGGCTGCCGAAGAGCGGTTCGTCACCGCCTTCACCGGGGCGCCCCTCGGGATGGCCCTGCACGGGCCCGACGGTCGGCACCTGCAGGTCAACCGGACCTACTGCGAGCTGGTGGGTCGATCGGAGGACGAGCTCATCGGACGGCCGGTCATCGAGGTCGTGCACCCCGACGACCAGGACGAGCTGCTCGACCGGTACGCGGACCTGCTGGCCGGCCGGGCAGCGCGGATCTCCCACGACGTGCGGGCGTGGAAGGGTGACGGGGAGCTCAGCTGGTTCCGGGCCCACAGCGCGGCGGTCCGTACCAGCGAGGGGGTGCTCCAGTACCTCGTCACCCACCTGGAGGACATCACCGAGCGCCACCAGCAGGAACAGGAGCTCCGACTCAGCGAGGAGCGGTACCGCACGCTCGTCGAGAACTCGCCGGCGCTGGTCACCCGGTTCGATCGCGAGGGCCGGATGGTGTACGTGAGCCCGGCGATCCGGGAACTGGCCTCCGTCGAGCCCCACGAGGTGACCGGTCGGACCAGCGCGGTGTTCACCGACGACGAGCGTGAGTACCGCAAGTGGGTGGCGTCATTGCACCGGGTCTTCGAGACCGGCCAACGCCTCGACACGGAGTGGGAGATCCCCGTCGCCGGGGGCTCGCGGTGGTTCCAGAGCCGGGCCGTGCCCGAGTTCGGCCCCGACGGCCAGGTGGAGCACGTGCTGGTGATGAACACCGACATCACCGCGGTCAAGCGCAGCGAGGCCGAGCTCGCTCGCCAGGCCCTCCACGATCCGCTCACCGGGCTCGCCAACCGGGCACTCTTCCTCGACCATCTCGCTCTGGCGCTGGCCCGGTGCCGCCGGCGGGAGGAGCGGCTGGCGGTCCTCTTCCTCGACCTGGACCGTTTCAAGGTGGTGAACGACTCGCTGGGGCACTCGGCCGGCGACGAGCTGCTGATCGTCGTCGGCCACCGCCTCCAGGAGGTCCTGCGGGCCGGGGACACCGTCGCCCGGCTCGGTGGCGACGAGTTCGTGGTGCTCCTGCCCGATGTCGCCGGCGGCGAGGAGGTCGTGGAGATCGCGGAACGGGTGCTGCACGCGCTGCGCCGTCCGGTCCGGGTCGGAGCCGACGAGGTGTTCCCCACCGGGAGCATCGGCATCGCCCTGGCCCCGGGGACCGCCGGGACCGATGAGCCGATCACCGCCGAGGGTCTGCTGCGGGACGCGGATGCCGCCATGTACCGGGCGAAGGCCCGGGGCCGAGACCGCTTCGAGATGTTCGACGAGAACCTGCGTACCCAGGCCATGGCTCGCCTGCACCTGGAGAGCTTCCTGCGCCGGGCCATCGACCTCGACGAGCTGGAGGTGCACTTCCAGCCGGAGGTCTCGCTCACCACCGGAGCGATCGTGGGCTGCGAGGCGCTCGTGCGGTGGCGTCACCCTGTGGACGGGCTGCTCGATGCGGGCTCGTTCATCTCCGTCGCCGAGGAGTCGGGCCTGATCGTCGACGTGGGCTCATGGGTGCTCCGTGAGGCGTGCCGTCTCGCCAGCCAGTGGCTCACGGGCGATCGGGCCATCGAGACCGTGCGGGTGAATCTCGCGGCTCGCCAGATCGCCCATCCCGACCTGGTGCCCCTGGTGGTCGAGGCACTCGAGGAGAGCGGGCTCGACGCGTCGATGCTCTGCCTGGAGATCACCGAGACCACCGTGATGGCCGATCCCGCGGCCAGCCTGGAGGTGCTCGGCCGCCTGCGGGCCCTCGGCGTCCAGCTGGCCATCGACGATTTCGGGACCGGGTACTCGTCGCTCGCAACCCTCAAGCAGCTCCCGGTGGACATCTTGAAGATCGACCGCTCCTTCGTCGACGGACTGGGCGTGGACCCCGACGACACCGCCATCGTCGACGCCATCGTGAGCCTCGGCCGTGCGCTGGGCCTGGGGATCGTCGCTGAGGGGGTGGAGACCTCGACGCAGCTCCGAGAGCTCCGGGGGCTCGGCTGTGATCGGGCCCAGGGCTTCCTCTTCGCGCCGGCGGTCCCCGCCGATCGGTTCTGGGACGCGTGCGCGCTCGCTCACCAACCGGAGGCCGCGAGCTGA
- a CDS encoding magnesium chelatase, which produces MPSPSTRPETIGALRRSGWVSRPVKEEIRQNAVARIRAGEPLFPGVLGYDDTVLPQLENALLAGHDVIFLGERGQAKTRMIRSLTGLLDEWMPIVAGSEINDDPYHPVSRHARDLVAAEGDDTPVEWVHRDDRFGEKLATPDTSIADLIGEVDPIKVAEGRYLSDELTLHYGLVPRTNRGIFAINELPDLAERIQVGLLNVLEERDVQIRGYKIRLPLDVLLLASANPEDYTNRGRIITPLKDRFGSQIRTHYPLDVETEVAIARQEARPLEADGLRVVVPDYMAEAVAELSQLARQSPHINQRSGVSVRLTVSNIETLVANAARRALVHGETDVVPRVSDLDALASSTAGKVEIDSIEGGRDEQIIEHLLKAAVLSVFRDHLPIEDLRPVIDAFDGSRVVHVGEDVLSADYVGLITEIPELREPVRRLTGGDESAASVAAAVEFVLEGLHLSKRLNKETVGARAQYRGRG; this is translated from the coding sequence ATGCCGTCTCCCAGCACCCGACCAGAGACCATCGGCGCCCTGCGGCGCTCCGGCTGGGTGTCCCGCCCGGTCAAGGAGGAGATCCGCCAGAACGCGGTGGCCCGCATCCGAGCAGGGGAGCCGCTCTTCCCGGGCGTGCTCGGCTACGACGACACCGTGCTACCGCAACTCGAGAACGCCCTGCTCGCCGGCCACGACGTGATCTTCCTCGGTGAGCGGGGCCAGGCCAAGACCCGCATGATCCGTTCCCTCACCGGCTTGCTGGACGAATGGATGCCGATCGTCGCCGGCTCCGAGATCAACGACGACCCGTATCATCCGGTGTCACGCCACGCCCGCGACCTCGTCGCCGCGGAAGGTGACGACACCCCGGTCGAGTGGGTGCACCGGGACGACCGCTTCGGCGAGAAGCTGGCCACCCCGGACACGTCCATCGCCGATCTGATCGGCGAGGTCGATCCGATCAAGGTGGCCGAAGGGCGCTATCTGTCCGACGAGCTGACGCTCCACTACGGCCTCGTGCCCCGTACCAACCGGGGCATCTTCGCCATCAACGAGTTGCCCGACCTGGCGGAGCGCATCCAGGTCGGCCTCCTCAACGTGCTCGAAGAGCGCGACGTGCAGATCCGGGGGTACAAGATCCGCCTGCCGCTCGACGTCCTGCTGCTCGCATCCGCCAACCCCGAGGACTATACGAACCGCGGCCGCATCATCACCCCTTTGAAGGATCGCTTCGGCAGCCAGATCCGGACCCACTACCCGCTCGACGTGGAGACCGAGGTCGCCATCGCCCGCCAGGAAGCCCGACCGCTCGAAGCCGATGGGCTGCGGGTGGTGGTCCCCGACTACATGGCGGAGGCCGTGGCCGAGCTGAGCCAGCTCGCTCGCCAGAGCCCCCACATCAACCAGCGTTCAGGGGTGTCGGTGCGGCTCACGGTGTCCAACATCGAGACGCTGGTGGCCAACGCCGCCCGCCGGGCCCTGGTCCACGGCGAGACCGACGTCGTGCCCCGGGTGAGCGACCTCGACGCCCTGGCCTCGTCGACGGCCGGCAAGGTCGAGATCGACTCGATCGAGGGAGGGCGCGACGAGCAGATCATCGAGCATCTGCTCAAGGCAGCCGTCCTGTCGGTGTTCCGTGACCACCTGCCCATCGAAGACCTGCGGCCGGTGATCGACGCGTTCGACGGCAGCCGTGTGGTCCACGTCGGTGAGGACGTGCTGTCGGCCGACTACGTGGGGCTGATCACCGAGATCCCCGAGCTACGCGAGCCGGTGCGCCGGTTGACCGGCGGCGACGAGTCGGCCGCATCGGTGGCGGCGGCCGTCGAGTTCGTCCTCGAGGGGCTGCATCTGTCGAAGCGGCTCAACAAGGAGACGGTCGGGGCTCGCGCCCAGTACCGGGGCCGGGGCTGA
- the rpiA gene encoding ribose-5-phosphate isomerase RpiA, with amino-acid sequence MSSAEHHDPRLAQKEAAGRHAATYVEDGMRVGLGTGSTVHWTIVALGERRLDIACTATSTQTEQLARSLGLQVVPPDDLGRLDVGIDGADEVDPDFNLTKGGGGALTREKIVGQMCERWIVVVDEHKLVDQLGDFGTPLEILPFAPGVVASRVEALGASSVSIRPGGSDNGNLLADARFGLIDDPRGLAASLDAIPGVVEHGIFLGEMVERVVVAGDGGVHELVNDR; translated from the coding sequence ATGAGCAGCGCCGAGCACCACGATCCGCGACTGGCCCAGAAGGAAGCAGCGGGCCGCCACGCCGCCACCTACGTCGAGGACGGGATGCGGGTCGGGCTCGGCACCGGCTCGACGGTCCACTGGACGATCGTGGCCCTCGGGGAGCGCCGCCTCGACATCGCGTGCACCGCCACCTCGACCCAGACCGAGCAGCTGGCTCGGTCCCTCGGGTTGCAGGTGGTCCCTCCCGACGACCTCGGCCGGCTCGACGTGGGGATCGACGGCGCCGACGAGGTCGACCCCGACTTCAACCTCACGAAGGGAGGAGGTGGTGCGCTCACCCGGGAGAAGATCGTGGGCCAGATGTGCGAGCGATGGATCGTGGTGGTCGACGAGCACAAACTGGTCGATCAGCTCGGCGACTTCGGCACCCCGCTGGAGATCCTCCCCTTCGCCCCCGGGGTCGTGGCGTCGCGGGTCGAGGCGCTGGGGGCCAGCTCCGTGTCGATCCGTCCCGGTGGGAGCGACAACGGCAACCTGCTCGCCGACGCCCGCTTCGGTCTGATCGACGATCCCCGGGGGCTCGCCGCCAGTCTCGATGCCATCCCGGGCGTGGTGGAGCACGGGATCTTCCTCGGCGAGATGGTGGAGCGGGTGGTGGTCGCGGGCGACGGCGGCGTCCACGAGCTGGTCAACGACCGCTGA